Within the Nitrospira sp. genome, the region ATCCATTGGTCGTGAACCCGATCCGCGGCATGGAGCAGGTCGCTCAGCGGCGGAATTGGTCGGTCATCCGGTGGGAGTAGACGCCTCATGCGCGTGACGGAGATTTTTCACAGCATTCAAGGGGAGTCGACCTTTGCCGGGCAACCCTGCGTGTTCATCCGACTGACCGGGTGTCCGCTCCGATGCACCTGGTGCGATACCGCCTATAGTTTCCACGGGGGTGAGGAAATGAAACTGGAGGAGGTATCGGCAAGAGTCGAAGCCTATGGCTGTGGGCTGGTCGAAGTCACGGGGGGTGAACCGTTGGCTCAAGCTGAGGCGTTCCCGCTGTTGCAACGACTCTGCGATCAGGGGTTCACCGTCTTGCTCGAGACCAGCGGCGCCGTCGATGTCCGTGGTGTGGATCGACGCGTGCGCACGATTCTTGATATCAAATGTCCAGGGAGCGGCATGTCGCAGCACATGCGATGGGAGAATCTCGACTGTCTTCAGGCCACGGACGAGATCAAGTTCGTCTTGAGCGACCGCGCCGATTATGAATGGGCTCGCGCGATCGTATTGGAACGCGGGTTGACCGCGCGCCACCCGGTTCATTTTAGCCCGGTGTTCGGACAACTGGAGTTTCGGACCCTGGCGGAATGGATCTTAGCGGATCGATTGCCGGTTCGCTTACAGCCTCAGTTGCACAAATTTATTTGGTCTCCCGATATGCGGGGCGTGTAGACGACCGGGCAAGAACCCCCCATCGTCGCACAACACAGACGGGCACTTCACGTGATTCAGACGAGAGGAGCGCAGACGCGATGAACAAGCTGCAGGTGGAAGCGAAACTTGGGCGTGTTGAAGGGCAGTCGTCCGATATGGTCGTATTGTTTCTGTTCGAAGGAGAGACCACGCTCAAGCATGAGGCTGCCTGGTTCGATAAGGCTCTTCACGGCGCCATTATCGATACCATCCGGACGGGAGAGTTCGACGGAAAGGCAGGGGACGTGTTGCCGATGCATGCGCAGGGCAAGGTACCGGCCAAGCGTGTGCTGCTCATCGGTCTGGGCAAGCGTAGGGAGTTCAAACTCGATGCCTTGCGGCAAGGGATGGGGCATGCAGTCAAGCGGGCCCGTCAGGCCAAGGTCTCGGGATTCATCGGCACGCTCCCACCGGTATTCCCCAAGGGTTGCACGGCGGTGGATGTGGGGCAGGCCATGACCGAAGGGACCGTGCTGGGTAACTATCAGTTCACGGCGTATCGGAGCGACGGAAATGGAACTCCACGGCACGAGGTCACGCAGTTCACTCTTCTGGTCCCGGACAAGGTTCGGCTCAAACAGGCGGCGGAAGGCGTGCGTCGAGGGACCGCCACCGGGGAGGCGGCGGTCTTTGCACGGGATCTGTGCAATCACCCGTCCAATGTGATGACGCCGTCGCGTATCGCCGACGAGGCCAAGGCGATCGCAAAGGAGACGGGAGTCTCGCTCAAGATACTCGAAAAAAAGGAGATTGAAGAATTAGGAATGGGTGCGCTGCTTGGCGTGGCGCGAGGGAGCCATGAGCCGCCGAAGTTCATCATTCTGGACTACAAAGGTCCCAAGACAGCGAAAGGCAGCAAGCCGACCGTATTCGTGGGGAAAACCATCACATTCGATACCGGCGGTATCTCGCTCAAGCCGTCAGAGAACATGGAGCAGATGAAGGCCGACATGACCGGCGGGGCTGAGGTCTTGGCGTCGGTGCGCGCGGCGGCGCGATTGAAATTGCCTATGCATCTCGTCGGCATCCTGCCGGTGGCGGAAAATATGCCCGGCGGACGAGCCATGAAACCCGGCGATATCGTGAAAACACTTTCGGGAAAGACGGTTGAAGTGCAAAATACAGATGCGGAAGGTCGATTGATCCTCGCTGATGGATTGGCCTACGCCGCCCGCCTCGACCCCGCTGCCGTGATCGATATTGCGACGTTGACCGGGGCCTGTGTCGTGGCCCTTGGCCAATTCGCCATTGGGATGCTCGGCACCAGTGATGCGCTAAAGCGTCGGCTGCAGGCCGCCGGACAGAAGGCCGGCGAGCGGGTCTGGGAAATGCCGCTCTGGGACGAGTATTTCGAGCAGCTCCGGAGCGACGTCGCGGATATGCGGAACATCGGGGGACGTGGCGGGGGGATGATTACCGCGGCGGTGTTCCTGAGCAAGTTCGCCGAGGGGTATCCGTGGGTCCACCTGGACATTGCCAGCACGGATTGGAGCGAACGCGAACGCGCCTATATTCCGAAAGGACCTACAGCAATCGGGACTCGGCTGTTGCTGCAATATCTGATCGACCACTCTTTGTAACGAGCGAGGACCATGACACTCAAAGAGAAGATCGGCCAGCTGTTCATGCTCGGATTCATGGGTACGACCGTGTCCAAAGACTGGTCGCGGGTCATGACCGAGTACCAACCGGGCGGGGTCATTCTCTTTTCGAGAAACCTCGTGTCCCGCGATCAAATCGTGCGCCTGACGAACGAGCTTCAGAAGCGCGTCGAGATTCCCCTCCTGATCTCGATCGATCAGGAGGGCGGTCGCGTCTCTCGCCTTCCGAAAGGGTTTACGATTTTTCCAGCCGCGGAGGTCGTGGGACATAGTCAGTCGACGCTGGCATATGGTGCGGCGGCCGCGATCGCCAATGAGTTGCGCGCCGTCGGCGTGAATATGAACATGGCTCCGGTCCTGGACGTGAACAGCAATCCCGACAATCCCATCATCGGCGATCGCGCCTTCGGCGCGACGGCAACGGCCGTATGCGAATTCGGCTTGGCGACGATGGCGGGGCTCCAAGACCACCGCGTGGTGGCCTGCGGTAAGCACTTCCCGGGGCACGGCGATACGATCAAAGATTCACACAAGGAGCTCCCGGTCGTCTCCGCGCCGATCGAGCGACTGCGGGACATGGAACTGCGGCCCTTCCAGCATGCCATTGAAAACGGGCTGGCGAGCCTCATGACGGCCCATGTGGTCTATGAAGCAGTGGATCCGTCGCTGCCTGCCACCTTGTCTCCGATCGTCCTGCGATCGCTGCTTCGGGAGGAGTTCGGGTATGATGGGCTCGTGTTGACCGACGACTTGGAAATGCACGCTATCATCGATCACTACGGCATCGAAGAAGCGGCGGTGCGGGCCTTTTTAGCTGGGGTCGACATTTTGCTGATTTGCAAGGAGCATGATCGGGAGGTGGCTGCGATGGAAGCCATGCTGACGGCGGTGAAAGACGGCACGATCAGCGAGGCTCGCCTCGAGGCCTCGCTGCGACGAATCGCCCGAGTGAAAGATCGGTTCGTCCTTCCCTATGAGGCCGCTCGCATTCCGGATGCCAAATCCGTCGTCGGCTGCTCGGCGCATCAAGATGTGCTCTCGCGCGTGACTGAGGGCCGTGGACGAGGCGCCGGCGTCGCGGTATAGTCCTCCGTTGAAGGAGGACTCCATGGCACTAAAAAGGGGCGACATTCTCGACGAGCGCAAGCGCTTCCCGGACAGTTGCGGGTTGGTGGTCAAGATCATGGGGGGTGGCGAAGGTTTCGAGAAGATCGTCTGCTGTGGCCATGAGTTGACCGAGGCCGATGTGGTCTCGGACATCCTTCCCTCGAAAGGTCGGAAGAAAGGCGCCCTACCTCCGGCTGCCATGATCGAAGAGAAGCGGCAATTTCCTGATTCCTGCGGGCTGCGCGTGATGGTCTTGGACGGTGGCGCAGGATTTCAAGGTGTGCAGTGCTGCGGTCACACCATCACGACTCGGGCCGTTCACGACCTGAAATTCGGACAGCGGAGCGAGCCGCCCAGCCCCACAGGTCCCGCAGGAAATGCCTAGTCGATAACCAAGGACCTGTCGCACCTCGCTATCGGGTGTCTTCCTTTTGTAGCTTACCAGCGCGCGGTATTCGCGAATTCTCTCTCATGGGTCTCTCGTGCTAAGCGGTGCCGCTCCAAGGGGACCGACGGGAACGGCTGCTCAAGAACAAAGCTCTGAGTTCCGTCGAGAGGCAAGGTGAACTTGGGCGCTCGAATCAGATGAAAGGGCGATTCCATCCGTACTTGGCCGGATGCACTGCGGCTCTCGCAGCCATTCTCCTCGCACTTCATTTCGTCACGCCCCGCCCCGTTGCCGCGGAGGGCGTTGATACGTCGTCGACGACGGCGACCGACGCACCGATTCCCAAGACGGCCTTGGACCGGGAGCAATCAGTTCAGTCAAGCAAGAGCGGCGTGTATATCAGCGTCTTCGGGCTCGGCAGCAGTCCGATGGACGAGGATCTGAAGGTCGGCGGCGTGGGAGTATCAAATCCCGAGTTAAGGCGGTCCTTCGGTGGAGGCTTCAAGGTCGGTGTGTTTCCTTCAAGCGCGAAGGGGATTTTCGGGCTGGAAGGAGAGGTAAACGGATTTGGAGGAGACCTCCGAGTGCCCAATACGGGGTTCTCGAATGCGGACGCGAACGTCGTGTCCCTGAATTGGATGGCCAACGTGTTGCTGCGGTACCCTGGGTCGGTGTTCCAACCCTATATTGGGGCCGGCGGAGGGCTATCGATTGGCTTCATCGACATCAACAGCCTCCAGACCGGATTTGTGGGCGTCACTGGCAAGTCAGCGGAATCGGCTTTGGCCTTCCAACTGTTCGGTGGGCTTCGGGCCTATGTGTCCGATCGCGTATATCTGTTCGGCGAGTATAAGTACTTCGGCACAAAGTATAAGTGGGAAGCGGAAGGTGCCGGCAACCCCGAAGTCTCGCTGTCCTTCCGCGCGCACATCGTCGCGGCCGGTGTGGGAGTTTCATTCTAAGCTTCCCATCGCCTGGCGCCGGTTCTTGAAGGGCCAAAGTGGTTCAACTGTGCAGCCGTCGATCCCTGCGCGCCACCTCACTGGATATACCACGCTCCTAGTGGGCTCGTTGCTCGCCACCTGTTGTCTCCGCCTGATAGCCTCTTCCCTTATCACTCTCTTCTCACCCCGACCTTCCAAGTCTCGCACTTGTCACTTCCCCCTTGCCTATGGCATCATCGCGCCCTTACACGAGGGGGCCTGTGTCCGTCACGCCGCTTGAATACGTGGGCTCGATTCACATTTTCCTTGGTCCCTACCGAGGAAACCCCGTGGCGCTCTACCTCCGCCGCAATGGGGAGCGTGTGGCCATCTCTCCCAAAGTCTATCCGTTCAGCAGCGTGGTCGGTGAGGCGGAAACCCCCAACAAGGCGGCGGCGGACTTCGAGGAAAAATGGAAGGCCAAGGGGCTTGTTGCCGCAGATATGTATGATGGTCCGAGCTGGGAAGGGGGGATCAAGCCGGAACGCCCGGCTCCACCAAAACCTGCCGCTCCACCGAAACCGGCCGGAGCAGGGGCGTCGCCGGCAGCCAAACCTGCCGCTCCTCCTGGCGGGACGACGACAACTGCACCGAAACCGTCGGCTGCGTCCTCAACCCCTGCGGCTTCTGCTGGGACACCGTCATCTCCGAAGCCGGCGCCACAGTCCCCGGCGCCAGCGGCCAAGACTGCTCCTCAGGCTCAGTCGGACGAACAACCCAAACCGGAGCCGTCGCAGTCCACTCCTGGCACCTAATCATCCCTTATTTTCCGCCTACTTGTTGAGGGTCTGCGCTGATGCTGGATGGAGGTCCGTCTCTGTCCCGTTCAACTTGCTGTGTTTGGCGCTGTAGCCGAAGTACACCGCAATCCCAATCGCGGTCCAGACCACGAATCGAATCCAGGTGACTCCCGGGAGAAAAGCCATCAAGCCGAGACACGCCAAGGCGCCGAGAATGGGAACCACGGGCATGAAGGGAAGGCGAAAGGGTCGTGGATGATCAGGCCGCACGTTACGGAGTACGACTACCCCAATGCAGACGAGGACGAAGGCGAACAGTGTGCCGATGTTCGTCATGTCTGCGGCCTCTCCAATACCGATAAAGGCGGCCAAGAACGACACGCACACCCCGGTCAAAATGGTGGCGTGGTGCGGGGTCGCATACGTAGGGTGTACCTTGGCGAGCCAGGGCCCCAACAGCCGATCACGCGACATGGCGAAGAAGACACGAATCTGTCCGAGCATCATCACCACGAGCACACTGCTGATTCCCGCCACCGCACCGACCGCCACCAAGGCAGCGCCCCATGTGTAGCCGACTCGTCTGAGCGCTTCGGCAACTGGGGCGTGAACGTCGATCTCCGGACTGGGGATGAGGCCGGTCAACACGGCCGCCACCGCCACATAAAGAAGCGTACAAATTCCCAGAGAGCCGAAGATGCCGACGGGCAGATCGCGTTGCGGATTCTGCGATTCCTCAGCCGTGGTCGACACGGCGTCGAATCCGATGTAGGCGAAGAAGACTAGGGCGGCTGCGGCGCCGATCCCGTGGAATCCTTCCGGTGCGAAGGGAGTCCAGTTCGCTGGATCAACGGAGCTCGTGCCGGTTGCGATGAAAAAGACGATCACCGCCAACTTGACCAACACGATAATGCCCGTCGCTCTGGCGCTTTCCTTGATACCGATGACGAGGAGCCAGGTCACCAGCAGAACAATGATTGCGGCTGGAAGATTGGCGATCCCGCCGTCCGTCGGGGCGTGCGTCGCCCAGTACGGCAACTCGAACCCCAGAATCTTGAGCAGATTATTGAAATAGCCGGACCAGCCAATCGCGACCGCGACACAGGCTACCCCATACTCGAGAATCAGGTTCCAGCCCGTGATCCAGGCCATAAACTCGCCCAGTGTTGCGTAGGAGTAGGTATAGGCGCTGCCTGCGACCGGGATCATGGCGGCGAATTCGGCATAACAAAGGGCGGCGAGCGCACAGGTGATCCCGGACATGATGAACGAGATGATGATGCCGGGACCGGAGCCCGGCCGGTTGGCGTCGCCGACGATGGCGGTTCCAATCAAAACAAAAATACCCGTGCCGATGATGGCGCCGATGCCAAGCGCGGTGAGATCCCAAGCGGTGAGTGTGCGTTTCAACCGATGCTCGGGAGAATCCGCCTCGGCCATGATGCGCTCGATGGATTTAGTGCGGAATATCCACTTCACGGTCTGGTGCGCTCCATCGAGGTCTGCTGAATCTGATTCCTACCAGGGGGAAAACCCAGCCCACGCTGATCTCGCCAGTATAGCAGTCCGCCTCCGGAGACCAACTGAAAAGGGTGTTCCGCGAAGGCTGCCGAGCACGGCCGATCTGTTTGGGCGAGAGTGCTAGTCACGTGGGCTCGCGGATTTGGCGGCAGCAAGCAAGGCCTGGAACAATCGGCGATGCGGTTCGAACCGTTCGTACAGGAATTCCGGATGCCACTGCACGGCAAGGAAAAACGGTTGGCGTGACGATTCGATCGCCTCGATAACCCCATCCGGGGCGATGCCGGTCACCATGAGCCCCGATGCCACCCGTTTAACAGATTGATGGTGCGAACTGTTGACCCGAATTTCGTTACGCTTGACGATACGGTGCAACAGGCTCCCGGGGGAAATCGAGATCGTATGCGAGAGTTCCGTCGCCGGCTGCCGCTGCCGGTGAGTCAGCGGTGAATCCAACTGTGCCGGAATGTCTTGATACAGATTCCCACCAAGGGCGACGTTCACGGTTTGCATCCCTCCGCAGATCCCGAGCGTGGGCAGCCGGCGCGCCAGTGCCAGCTTGGCCATCGCCAGCTCGAACGAGGATCGGCGGTCACTGACCAACTTGAACGGGTACCGTTGACGTTCACCGTAGAGCTTCGGAGGAAGGTCGGGGCCACTTCCGGTCAGCAGGAGCCCGTCCAGGCTGTCGAGGAGACCTCGACGATCGGTGGGTGATTCCGTGAGGGGCAGAATGACCGGCAACCCCCCGAGGTCTTCGATCGCTCGCACATAGCGAGCACGCAAGAAATAGGTGGGTTCTTTCCCCCCCATGTCCTCGCGATCGCCTTGGTTGAAATCCGAGGTGACGCCGATGATCGGCTTCATTCAGTTCGCAGGCATCGGCGCGGCGGCCGGTGAGGGAGACGAGAGCGACGAGGCGTCCTCTTCCTCCTGGGGGACGCCTAGGAACCGGACAGGCCTGTCCCCTCGCAGATGGTCCGGAGTGAGCACGTAGGTGCCGCGGAGGCTTGCGTCCCAAATGCGCTTGGCGACCTTGTCGTCCATTCCACTGAGAGGGTAGGCCAAGCCACCGACGACTCCACCCAGGATGGCGTACACGAACTTCGCCGGCATGTAGAGTAGATTCGAAAAGAAGACCGCCGCACCCATCCCCGCCTGCGAGCCTGTGCTCTCCGTGGCGCCCTCTTCCCGAGTCTCCGCCCAGGCTGCTGGTAGGAGGGCCACGTGAATGACTGCAACAATCATGACAATCGCGACGACGGTGTGAAGCACGGAATCACGTCGTCCCCACACCCTGCGCTCACCGAGCAGAAACACTTTCACGAGTGCCCCTCCTGGTTCAGATGATCGTGCGTCCTTGTTCGTGGATCGACCGACGATTGTTGCAGATATAGCAAGTCCATTTCCAAGAAGCAAACCCCAATGGGGCGTCTGTTCGCTCAATCCACGGCTAGATCGAGTGCGGACCGAAGACGAGCCTTGATCGACGCTTCGTCCCGGCCGACGAGGTCGAAGAGGAGCGTATCGCCGGCATCAACGGCAAGCGCATAATTCTCCTGAGGTAGGCCACGTTCGAGTGCCTGATCCAGCTTGACGCGAGCCAATTCGACGGTCAATGCCTCCTCCGCCCTCGTGCGCAGATCTGATCGGTCGGATTCCGGGACAGCCGTCCATGAGGATTCCAACCATGACCGGAAGTCCAGCTGATCTCGTAGTTGCCGAACCAGCATCACGGAGAGATGCACGGCCACTTGAATGCCGGCCTTCCAGCTTCGTTTCTTGACATTGAAGACGGCCTGCACCGTGTCGGAGTCGTTGTCGAGTGTCTCGGGCCCAAAGAACAAGGTGACGCGGTAGAGCGGCGTGCTTGGGGGAGTGAGTGACGACATGGTGCAGTGTATCACTGCCGGTGCAGATCCGTCAGGATTGAAGTGGTGAGTCATGGGCGATTTGACGAAGCGGACGGCGGTCGATAAGATCCGACTTATGTCGGTTGCTGAATCTCATGACGAGCGTGTGACGCGATTGCAACGGACGCTGCAGACCATGGCCGACGTGGACGGCTGGCTGTTTTACGACTTTCGGCACAGCGATCCGCTCGCCTATCGCATTTTGTTGTTGGATCCCGAACGCCATGTGACCCGGCGATGGTACTATTGGGTGCCGGCGAAAGGCGATCCGGTCAAGCTGGTCCATCGCATCGAGCCGCGCGCGCTCGACCCACTGCCCGGTGAAGTCCGGCAGTATGTCTCCTGGGAATCTCTTCAGCAGGAGCTCCGCCGCCTCTTGACAGGCGCTCATCTGGTCGCCATGCAGTATTCGCCGATGAATGCCATTCCCTACGTCTCGCGCGTCGATGCCGGCACGATCGATTTGATTCGCAGTTTCGGCGTGCGTGTCATCACCTCCGCGGACCTTGTGCAAAATTTCGAAGCTGTCTGGACGGAAGAGCAATTGGTGTCTCACCAGGTGGCGGCTGAAATCCTGCGCCGCGTGGTGGATGAAACCTTTCGCGATGTTGCCGAGGCGCTGACGGCTGGACGGCCATTGACCGAACGTACGCTGCAACAATTCATGCTGGGACGGTTTCAGGTTCATGGGGTGATGACTGCGACGCCGCCGATCGTAGCGGTCAATGCGCACAGCGCCGATCCGCACTATGCACCGACGCCAGAGCGATCGTCCCCGATCGAGCAAGGCGATTTGGTCTTGATCGATCTCTGGGCCAAACAGCCCCATCATCCCGCAGCCGTCTATGCCGATATCACGTGGACAGGGTTTGTGGGAAAGACCGTGCCCGCCCGCCAGGAAGA harbors:
- the queE gene encoding 7-carboxy-7-deazaguanine synthase — protein: MRVTEIFHSIQGESTFAGQPCVFIRLTGCPLRCTWCDTAYSFHGGEEMKLEEVSARVEAYGCGLVEVTGGEPLAQAEAFPLLQRLCDQGFTVLLETSGAVDVRGVDRRVRTILDIKCPGSGMSQHMRWENLDCLQATDEIKFVLSDRADYEWARAIVLERGLTARHPVHFSPVFGQLEFRTLAEWILADRLPVRLQPQLHKFIWSPDMRGV
- the pepA gene encoding putative cytosol aminopeptidase is translated as MNKLQVEAKLGRVEGQSSDMVVLFLFEGETTLKHEAAWFDKALHGAIIDTIRTGEFDGKAGDVLPMHAQGKVPAKRVLLIGLGKRREFKLDALRQGMGHAVKRARQAKVSGFIGTLPPVFPKGCTAVDVGQAMTEGTVLGNYQFTAYRSDGNGTPRHEVTQFTLLVPDKVRLKQAAEGVRRGTATGEAAVFARDLCNHPSNVMTPSRIADEAKAIAKETGVSLKILEKKEIEELGMGALLGVARGSHEPPKFIILDYKGPKTAKGSKPTVFVGKTITFDTGGISLKPSENMEQMKADMTGGAEVLASVRAAARLKLPMHLVGILPVAENMPGGRAMKPGDIVKTLSGKTVEVQNTDAEGRLILADGLAYAARLDPAAVIDIATLTGACVVALGQFAIGMLGTSDALKRRLQAAGQKAGERVWEMPLWDEYFEQLRSDVADMRNIGGRGGGMITAAVFLSKFAEGYPWVHLDIASTDWSERERAYIPKGPTAIGTRLLLQYLIDHSL
- a CDS encoding glycoside hydrolase family 3, coding for MTLKEKIGQLFMLGFMGTTVSKDWSRVMTEYQPGGVILFSRNLVSRDQIVRLTNELQKRVEIPLLISIDQEGGRVSRLPKGFTIFPAAEVVGHSQSTLAYGAAAAIANELRAVGVNMNMAPVLDVNSNPDNPIIGDRAFGATATAVCEFGLATMAGLQDHRVVACGKHFPGHGDTIKDSHKELPVVSAPIERLRDMELRPFQHAIENGLASLMTAHVVYEAVDPSLPATLSPIVLRSLLREEFGYDGLVLTDDLEMHAIIDHYGIEEAAVRAFLAGVDILLICKEHDREVAAMEAMLTAVKDGTISEARLEASLRRIARVKDRFVLPYEAARIPDAKSVVGCSAHQDVLSRVTEGRGRGAGVAV
- a CDS encoding amino acid permease codes for the protein MKWIFRTKSIERIMAEADSPEHRLKRTLTAWDLTALGIGAIIGTGIFVLIGTAIVGDANRPGSGPGIIISFIMSGITCALAALCYAEFAAMIPVAGSAYTYSYATLGEFMAWITGWNLILEYGVACVAVAIGWSGYFNNLLKILGFELPYWATHAPTDGGIANLPAAIIVLLVTWLLVIGIKESARATGIIVLVKLAVIVFFIATGTSSVDPANWTPFAPEGFHGIGAAAALVFFAYIGFDAVSTTAEESQNPQRDLPVGIFGSLGICTLLYVAVAAVLTGLIPSPEIDVHAPVAEALRRVGYTWGAALVAVGAVAGISSVLVVMMLGQIRVFFAMSRDRLLGPWLAKVHPTYATPHHATILTGVCVSFLAAFIGIGEAADMTNIGTLFAFVLVCIGVVVLRNVRPDHPRPFRLPFMPVVPILGALACLGLMAFLPGVTWIRFVVWTAIGIAVYFGYSAKHSKLNGTETDLHPASAQTLNK
- a CDS encoding gamma-glutamyl-gamma-aminobutyrate hydrolase, which produces MKPIIGVTSDFNQGDREDMGGKEPTYFLRARYVRAIEDLGGLPVILPLTESPTDRRGLLDSLDGLLLTGSGPDLPPKLYGERQRYPFKLVSDRRSSFELAMAKLALARRLPTLGICGGMQTVNVALGGNLYQDIPAQLDSPLTHRQRQPATELSHTISISPGSLLHRIVKRNEIRVNSSHHQSVKRVASGLMVTGIAPDGVIEAIESSRQPFFLAVQWHPEFLYERFEPHRRLFQALLAAAKSASPRD
- a CDS encoding peptidase M24; its protein translation is MGDLTKRTAVDKIRLMSVAESHDERVTRLQRTLQTMADVDGWLFYDFRHSDPLAYRILLLDPERHVTRRWYYWVPAKGDPVKLVHRIEPRALDPLPGEVRQYVSWESLQQELRRLLTGAHLVAMQYSPMNAIPYVSRVDAGTIDLIRSFGVRVITSADLVQNFEAVWTEEQLVSHQVAAEILRRVVDETFRDVAEALTAGRPLTERTLQQFMLGRFQVHGVMTATPPIVAVNAHSADPHYAPTPERSSPIEQGDLVLIDLWAKQPHHPAAVYADITWTGFVGKTVPARQEEVFQAVRQARDAAVDFVRERAQSGNLPCGWEVDDVCRGVIREAGYGDQFVHRTGHSIGEEVHGNGANIDNLETQDGRRLLPHTCFSIEPGIYLTGEFGIRSELDVYVAERDAVVFGQPVQTAIVPMLDL